Proteins from one Lachnospiraceae bacterium KGMB03038 genomic window:
- a CDS encoding transketolase encodes MGHLASAYSSLEILYTLYAKDILRYEKDRFDEDIHDHLVLSKGHASLALYSVLYQSGFFGKDVLYSFSQPGSILGGEPERGKIPGIETSTGSLGHGMSIGEGIALADKIKKRGTRTYVLIGDGECQEGSIWESALSCAGLGLDNIIVVLDCNHIQKMGKVSEVIGNENWKEKWEAFGWQVDEVDGHDVDELENCLKKESQRGPRIILAETVKGKGISLMENNPAWHWRMPGKRERKVFMEELGIAEEELKYAKGLYNGTI; translated from the coding sequence ATGGGACATCTTGCATCCGCATACTCGAGTCTTGAGATTTTGTATACCTTATATGCAAAAGATATTTTGAGATACGAAAAGGACAGGTTTGATGAAGATATTCATGATCATCTTGTACTTAGCAAAGGACATGCGAGTTTAGCGTTGTATAGTGTGCTATATCAATCGGGATTTTTTGGAAAAGATGTTTTGTATAGCTTTTCTCAACCGGGATCGATTCTTGGTGGGGAGCCGGAGCGAGGGAAAATACCGGGAATAGAAACATCTACGGGTTCTCTTGGACATGGAATGTCTATCGGTGAAGGAATTGCTCTTGCTGATAAGATTAAAAAGCGAGGGACGAGAACTTATGTTTTAATTGGAGATGGAGAGTGCCAGGAGGGAAGTATATGGGAAAGCGCATTGTCTTGCGCAGGATTAGGGTTAGATAATATTATTGTTGTTTTAGACTGCAATCATATACAAAAAATGGGAAAAGTCTCAGAGGTTATTGGGAATGAAAACTGGAAAGAGAAGTGGGAAGCTTTTGGATGGCAGGTAGATGAAGTGGATGGACATGATGTAGATGAGCTTGAAAACTGTTTGAAGAAGGAGTCTCAAAGGGGACCGAGAATTATACTGGCAGAAACAGTAAAAGGTAAAGGGATTAGTCTGATGGAAAACAATCCGGCTTGGCATTGGCGTATGCCGGGAAAAAGAGAACGCAAAGTTTTCATGGAAGAATTGGGAATTGCGGAGGAGGAACTCAAATATGCAAAAGGCTTATATAATGGCACTATATGA
- a CDS encoding transketolase has product MQKAYIMALYELVKKDKNIISLLSDSGTEYDELLKREFPEQCVNLGIAEENLVGVASGMAIGGLIPFVYTSGAFLAYRAFEFIRDDVCFQNLNVKIVGMGSGLAWSTLGPSHHTTEDISALRALPNLTIFSPASPKEVEKAVAAAYALEGPVYIRLGMSKEKEIYTDDISFIPGDSIDLFSGTDYAVCATGSIIEEAVEAVGRLQDEGKSVKLINIHTLKPLNKENLVLKLKNVKKIATIEEHNIIGGLGGILAEIISEENLQIPLIRLGLNDCFASGFGTQRNVRAENNLDSGSIYRILKKEFQ; this is encoded by the coding sequence ATGCAAAAGGCTTATATAATGGCACTATATGAACTTGTGAAAAAGGATAAGAACATTATTTCTTTGCTATCAGATAGCGGAACAGAATATGATGAACTTTTAAAAAGAGAGTTCCCGGAGCAGTGTGTGAATCTAGGTATTGCAGAAGAGAATCTTGTGGGAGTGGCTTCTGGAATGGCAATTGGAGGGTTAATTCCTTTTGTATATACATCTGGAGCATTTCTGGCCTATCGAGCATTTGAATTTATACGAGACGATGTTTGCTTTCAGAATTTGAATGTAAAAATAGTAGGTATGGGTAGCGGGCTTGCTTGGAGTACATTAGGCCCTTCGCACCATACAACAGAAGATATTAGTGCCTTGCGTGCGTTGCCTAATTTGACTATTTTTTCTCCGGCATCTCCTAAGGAGGTCGAAAAAGCTGTGGCAGCAGCTTACGCACTTGAGGGCCCTGTTTATATCCGATTAGGTATGAGTAAAGAAAAGGAGATTTATACAGATGATATCAGTTTTATTCCAGGAGATAGTATTGACCTTTTTAGCGGAACGGATTATGCGGTTTGTGCGACAGGGAGTATTATAGAAGAAGCGGTAGAAGCGGTTGGCAGATTGCAGGATGAAGGGAAGTCTGTAAAGCTTATTAATATCCATACATTAAAACCTTTAAATAAAGAAAATCTTGTTTTGAAATTAAAAAATGTAAAGAAAATAGCTACAATAGAAGAGCACAATATTATAGGTGGTCTTGGAGGAATTTTGGCAGAGATTATTTCTGAGGAAAATCTGCAGATACCTTTGATTCGTTTAGGACTGAACGACTGTTTTGCTTCGGGATTTGGGACTCAAAGGAATGTGCGCGCAGAGAACAATTTAGATAGTGGAAGTATCTATCGAATATTGAAGAAGGAGTTCCAATAG
- a CDS encoding MaoC family dehydratase has protein sequence MNHYRYDEIIVGMEEKFCVQITKEMLDLFGEITGDNNPLHCDEEYAKAKGKKGRVVYGMLTASFLSTLAGMYLPGEKSLVQGVDVKFLKPVYIGDVLEIKGIVQEKHDIFQRIDLKVIITREDTEKVLKGKMKIGLE, from the coding sequence ATGAATCATTATCGATATGACGAGATTATAGTTGGAATGGAAGAAAAGTTTTGTGTTCAAATAACAAAAGAAATGTTGGACCTGTTCGGAGAAATAACTGGTGACAACAATCCATTGCACTGTGACGAAGAGTATGCAAAAGCAAAAGGGAAAAAAGGGCGAGTTGTGTATGGTATGCTTACAGCCTCTTTTTTGTCTACTTTAGCAGGAATGTATCTGCCAGGAGAAAAAAGTTTGGTACAAGGTGTAGACGTAAAGTTTCTAAAACCTGTGTATATAGGAGATGTATTAGAAATAAAAGGTATTGTGCAAGAAAAGCATGACATTTTTCAGAGAATAGATTTAAAAGTGATAATAACTAGAGAGGATACGGAGAAAGTTTTAAAGGGAAAAATGAAGATAGGACTTGAGTAG
- a CDS encoding glycosyltransferase family 4 protein has translation MKRIAIITMGVKLNNENGYTRFRFLSEFLASKGYQVDLITTSFQHWAKAQRDLQQVKQDEYSFSLRFIEEPGYKKNIDLRRIWSHHIAAKNLTKMLEQDGDYDLIYCEIPPNDVALAAAEFAKAKGIPFVADVNDLWPEAMRMVLDVPVISNILFHPFLRDAKRVYDLCSGVVGTSDEYADRPFKHRIQDIPKITVYVGNELSVFDKGAADHIKEIDKPEGEFWVTYAGTIGTSYDIRTMILAADVLKARGYSDIHIKILGGGPLKEELEELAGTLNGNVEFVGYAPYEKMAAYLKKSDILVNSFVKKAPQSIVTKIGDYLAAGKPMINTCSSPEFRKKVEADGFGMNIEAEDKLILADAIQMLYQDEQKRRTMGEKARKIAKEQFDRPNSYEKIVELMEKLMGESKRV, from the coding sequence ATGAAAAGAATCGCAATTATTACTATGGGAGTAAAATTAAATAACGAGAACGGCTACACTCGTTTCCGTTTTCTTTCTGAATTTCTGGCTTCAAAGGGGTATCAGGTGGATTTGATCACAACTTCATTTCAGCATTGGGCGAAAGCCCAGCGTGATCTTCAGCAAGTGAAACAGGATGAGTATTCGTTTTCCCTTCGATTCATAGAAGAACCGGGATATAAGAAAAATATCGATCTGCGCCGGATTTGGAGTCATCATATTGCGGCTAAGAATTTGACTAAAATGCTTGAACAGGATGGAGATTACGATTTGATCTACTGCGAGATCCCTCCTAATGATGTTGCTCTTGCGGCGGCGGAGTTTGCGAAAGCGAAGGGAATCCCCTTCGTAGCGGATGTAAACGATCTTTGGCCAGAGGCTATGCGGATGGTATTGGATGTTCCCGTGATCAGTAATATTTTGTTCCATCCTTTTTTGAGAGATGCCAAAAGAGTTTATGATCTTTGCTCCGGCGTAGTAGGAACCTCGGATGAATATGCGGACAGGCCGTTTAAGCATAGGATCCAGGATATTCCAAAGATCACGGTGTATGTGGGCAATGAGCTGTCTGTTTTTGATAAAGGAGCGGCGGACCATATAAAAGAAATCGACAAGCCTGAGGGAGAATTCTGGGTTACCTATGCGGGAACTATTGGTACCAGCTATGATATTCGGACTATGATTTTGGCGGCAGATGTATTGAAAGCAAGAGGGTATTCGGATATCCACATCAAGATTCTGGGCGGCGGTCCCCTGAAAGAAGAATTGGAAGAACTGGCAGGGACTCTGAATGGCAACGTAGAATTTGTGGGATATGCTCCTTATGAGAAAATGGCGGCTTATCTGAAGAAATCAGATATTCTGGTCAATTCATTTGTAAAGAAGGCGCCCCAGAGTATTGTGACCAAGATCGGAGACTATCTGGCGGCGGGAAAGCCAATGATCAATACCTGCAGCAGCCCGGAGTTCCGGAAAAAAGTGGAAGCTGACGGGTTTGGTATGAATATTGAGGCGGAGGACAAACTAATACTGGCAGATGCGATCCAGATGCTTTATCAGGATGAGCAGAAGAGACGGACAATGGGAGAGAAAGCAAGAAAGATTGCCAAGGAGCAGTTTGATCGGCCCAATTCCTATGAAAAGATCGTGGAATTGATGGAAAAGCTGATGGGGGAGTCAAAAAGAGTATGA
- a CDS encoding 2-C-methyl-D-erythritol 4-phosphate cytidylyltransferase yields the protein MHYSQEELERIQAKSLEMALYFKKICEENNLMFYFCGGCCIGAVRHGGFIPWDDDVDVFMPRKDYEILKRIWKKRADTDRYAIENSDAYHIDHNLFLNIRDNTTTFIRPYQTDLDISHGLILDVLPLDGCPSGKIRRKLQLIWAVIYSVYRSQLVPENHGKLMKLAGKLALGIVPSQKTRYRIWRFAERQMTKYKMEDCEYVTELCAGPHYMKNRYPREAFEKAVYRQFEGYSMPIPQGYDAYLKTAFGDYMKLPPKEKQVAHHDVVLCDLDNSYKKYKGTYYCAQ from the coding sequence ATGCATTATAGCCAGGAAGAACTTGAGAGAATCCAGGCGAAAAGCCTGGAGATGGCTTTATATTTTAAGAAAATCTGTGAAGAAAATAATCTGATGTTTTATTTCTGCGGAGGCTGCTGTATTGGAGCGGTGCGCCATGGAGGATTTATTCCTTGGGATGATGATGTGGACGTGTTTATGCCAAGGAAAGACTATGAGATCCTAAAACGCATCTGGAAAAAACGGGCAGATACCGACCGCTATGCTATTGAGAACTCGGATGCCTACCATATTGACCACAATCTGTTTTTGAATATCCGAGATAATACGACTACATTTATCCGACCGTATCAGACGGATCTGGATATCAGTCATGGGCTGATTTTGGACGTGCTTCCGCTGGATGGCTGTCCTTCCGGGAAGATTCGCAGAAAACTGCAGTTGATATGGGCGGTCATATATTCGGTCTATCGGTCGCAATTGGTTCCGGAAAATCATGGGAAATTAATGAAACTGGCAGGAAAGCTGGCGTTAGGGATTGTTCCTTCGCAGAAAACGCGATACCGGATCTGGCGGTTTGCGGAGCGGCAGATGACGAAATACAAGATGGAAGATTGTGAATATGTGACGGAACTGTGCGCAGGCCCCCATTATATGAAAAACCGTTATCCAAGAGAAGCTTTTGAAAAGGCTGTTTACCGGCAGTTTGAGGGATACTCTATGCCAATCCCCCAGGGATACGATGCATATCTGAAGACCGCATTTGGGGATTATATGAAACTGCCTCCTAAGGAAAAGCAAGTTGCCCATCATGACGTGGTGCTCTGTGATTTGGACAATAGTTACAAAAAGTATAAAGGCACCTATTATTGTGCCCAATAA
- a CDS encoding LytR family transcriptional regulator, producing MAKRRHRRGRRKKNWFLRLSGPKKAAVCLGAMVLALLASGVVYAASKLNQIDTQEIPQENIVINQEAEAAGEGYTNVALFGGDSRTGELEKGVRTDTIIVASLNNKTKEIRMVSVYRDTLLDIGDGTLQKCNAAYSFGGPEQAINMLNRNLDLDIQKYVTVDFGIVADVIDLLGGVEIDVKEEEVQYINEFIDETGQVAGKEVNYVQSGGTQVLDGVQATTYARIRSTAGGDFTRTERQRTVIEKMVEKIKQSDLGTINSIIDEVLPTISTNFTSAEILSYAKDFAKYTLGENAGFPFDKTTDTVSGLGSIVIPVSLTSNVQQLHEFLYGTTDYTVSSEVSSISGAIVSRVGEREATDDETLRSQTYTVAPEDEAQESGSYTGGGNSGTGNNSGNSDANTGGGSGGGNGGANTGGGDNSGTGGGDNSGTGGGDSSGTGGGDNSGAGGGESGGDNGGTGGGDGETTEPPVDETVQ from the coding sequence ATGGCGAAAAGAAGACACAGGAGAGGCAGAAGAAAGAAAAACTGGTTTCTCAGACTGAGCGGACCTAAGAAAGCGGCTGTCTGTCTGGGAGCGATGGTGTTAGCTCTTCTGGCATCGGGCGTTGTTTACGCGGCGTCTAAGCTGAACCAGATTGATACCCAGGAAATCCCGCAGGAAAATATCGTGATCAATCAAGAGGCGGAAGCCGCAGGAGAGGGCTACACGAATGTGGCGTTATTTGGCGGGGATTCCAGAACTGGAGAATTGGAAAAAGGAGTTCGGACGGACACGATCATCGTGGCAAGCTTGAATAATAAGACGAAAGAGATCAGAATGGTCTCGGTCTACCGGGATACACTTCTTGATATCGGGGACGGGACTTTGCAGAAATGCAACGCGGCGTATAGTTTTGGAGGGCCGGAGCAGGCCATCAATATGCTGAACCGGAATCTGGATCTGGATATCCAGAAATATGTTACGGTCGATTTTGGAATTGTCGCTGATGTGATCGATCTTCTGGGCGGCGTTGAGATTGATGTGAAAGAAGAAGAAGTTCAATATATTAATGAATTTATTGACGAAACAGGGCAGGTGGCCGGAAAGGAAGTAAACTACGTCCAGAGCGGCGGAACCCAAGTTCTGGACGGAGTCCAGGCGACTACTTATGCCAGGATCCGTTCTACAGCCGGAGGGGATTTTACTCGTACAGAACGGCAGAGAACGGTGATCGAGAAAATGGTAGAGAAAATCAAGCAGAGTGATCTGGGGACGATCAACAGTATTATTGATGAAGTCCTTCCGACAATTTCAACGAATTTTACTTCTGCGGAAATTCTTTCTTACGCCAAGGATTTTGCCAAATATACGTTAGGTGAAAACGCTGGATTTCCTTTTGACAAGACCACAGATACAGTATCTGGGCTGGGGAGTATCGTCATCCCTGTATCTTTGACTTCGAATGTCCAGCAGCTTCACGAGTTTTTATATGGAACGACAGATTATACAGTTTCCTCGGAAGTATCCAGCATCAGCGGCGCGATCGTGTCCAGAGTAGGAGAGAGGGAAGCTACGGACGATGAAACCCTGCGGAGTCAGACCTATACCGTAGCACCGGAAGATGAGGCTCAGGAATCGGGCAGCTATACCGGCGGAGGAAACAGCGGAACAGGTAATAACAGCGGCAATAGTGACGCAAACACCGGCGGCGGAAGTGGCGGTGGTAACGGCGGAGCGAATACCGGCGGCGGAGACAATAGTGGAACCGGCGGCGGAGACAATAGCGGAACCGGCGGCGGAGACAGCAGCGGAACCGGCGGCGGAGACAATAGCGGTGCCGGCGGAGGCGAAAGCGGCGGCGACAATGGCGGAACTGGCGGCGGAGATGGAGAAACCACGGAGCCTCCCGTAGATGAAACGGTACAATAG
- the glmS gene encoding glutamine--fructose-6-phosphate transaminase (isomerizing) — protein sequence MCGIVGYIGTNQAAPILLDGLSKLEYRGYDSAGIAVYNGEKIDVVKSKGRLKVLNELTHGGETMPGTLGIGHTRWATHGAPSDTNAHPHLNGDESIVVVHNGIIENYIKLKKKLEKKGYQFVSDTDTEVIAHLLDYYYHGNPLQAVTKIMHRMEGSYALGIIFKDHPDELYAVRKDSPLIVGKTKDGNIIASDVPAVLKYTRDVFFIENEEIVRMTRDTMEFFNVDEEPIEKESVRIEWDVNAAEKGGYEHFMLKEMYEQPKAITDTFSPRIKDGKIMIDELNMTDEEIQKIQKITIVACGSAYHTGVTSKYVFEGLARIPVEVDLASEFRYRDPILDEGSLVIVISQSGETADTLAALRESKAKGARVLGIVNVVGSSIAREADNVMYTWAGPEIAVATTKAYSAQLIALYLLAMKFAYVRGKLNDAGLADMLEDMKSLPAQVEMLLNNKERIQKFANRYLAAKDIFFIGRGIDYAISMEGSLKLKEISYIHSEAYAAGELKHGTISLVEEGTLVASVLTQKDLYKKMISNMVEVSTRGAFVLAVTMEGNVEVEKAADYVIYIPETNKYFTNSLAIIPLQLFGYYVAVGRGCDVDKPRNLAKSVTVE from the coding sequence ATGTGTGGAATCGTGGGATATATTGGGACTAATCAGGCGGCGCCGATTCTTTTAGACGGTTTGTCAAAATTGGAGTATCGAGGATATGACTCGGCGGGAATTGCGGTGTACAACGGCGAAAAGATCGATGTAGTCAAATCAAAAGGAAGATTGAAGGTTTTAAATGAGCTGACCCATGGCGGGGAAACTATGCCGGGCACACTGGGAATCGGACATACCCGCTGGGCTACGCATGGCGCGCCTTCAGATACCAATGCCCATCCTCATTTAAATGGAGATGAAAGCATTGTGGTAGTCCACAATGGCATTATTGAGAATTATATAAAATTGAAAAAGAAACTTGAGAAAAAAGGATACCAGTTTGTCTCGGATACAGATACAGAAGTGATCGCTCACTTGCTGGATTATTATTATCATGGCAATCCTTTGCAGGCAGTCACAAAAATCATGCATAGAATGGAAGGCTCTTATGCGCTGGGGATTATTTTTAAGGACCATCCGGATGAGCTTTACGCAGTCCGCAAAGACAGCCCCCTGATCGTGGGAAAGACGAAGGACGGAAATATTATTGCTTCTGATGTGCCGGCGGTATTGAAATATACCAGAGATGTCTTTTTTATTGAAAACGAAGAAATCGTGCGGATGACCAGAGATACCATGGAATTCTTTAATGTGGATGAGGAGCCCATCGAGAAGGAGTCCGTACGGATTGAGTGGGACGTAAACGCCGCGGAAAAAGGCGGCTATGAGCATTTTATGCTGAAAGAAATGTATGAGCAGCCCAAAGCGATCACAGATACATTTTCCCCCAGGATCAAAGACGGGAAGATTATGATCGATGAGCTGAATATGACGGATGAAGAGATTCAAAAAATCCAGAAGATTACCATTGTGGCCTGTGGATCCGCGTATCATACGGGGGTTACCAGTAAATATGTGTTTGAAGGACTGGCAAGAATTCCTGTGGAAGTAGACCTGGCTTCTGAGTTTCGCTATAGAGATCCAATCTTGGACGAAGGAAGCTTGGTCATTGTGATCAGCCAGTCAGGGGAGACGGCAGATACGTTGGCGGCCCTCCGTGAATCTAAGGCCAAAGGCGCCAGAGTGCTCGGCATCGTGAACGTAGTGGGGAGTTCCATTGCCCGTGAAGCGGATAATGTAATGTATACTTGGGCGGGACCTGAGATTGCGGTGGCCACTACCAAAGCTTACTCTGCTCAGCTGATTGCGCTCTATCTGCTGGCAATGAAATTCGCGTACGTGAGAGGAAAATTAAACGATGCCGGCTTGGCGGATATGCTGGAGGATATGAAGAGTCTGCCGGCGCAGGTAGAAATGCTGTTAAATAATAAAGAGCGGATCCAGAAATTCGCCAACCGGTACCTGGCGGCGAAAGATATTTTCTTTATCGGCCGAGGTATTGATTATGCGATTTCCATGGAGGGGTCTTTGAAACTGAAAGAGATTTCTTATATCCATTCGGAAGCATACGCGGCGGGAGAGCTGAAGCACGGAACAATTTCCCTGGTTGAGGAAGGAACTCTGGTGGCTTCAGTACTGACCCAGAAGGATCTTTACAAAAAGATGATCAGCAATATGGTGGAAGTGAGCACGAGAGGAGCTTTTGTTCTGGCTGTTACTATGGAAGGCAATGTAGAGGTGGAAAAAGCGGCTGATTACGTGATCTACATTCCAGAGACAAACAAATACTTTACCAATTCGCTGGCGATCATCCCGCTTCAATTATTCGGCTATTATGTGGCTGTGGGAAGAGGCTGTGATGTGGATAAGCCGAGAAATCTGGCGAAATCTGTCACGGTGGAATAA
- a CDS encoding 2-C-methyl-D-erythritol 4-phosphate cytidylyltransferase, protein MIFGGILAGGTGTRMNMADMPKQFLELGSKPMVIHTLEKFLLCPRMDQVYIGVHPNWVLHMEDLVEKYIGIRKENVHIVEGGHDRNETIMNIVAAIEKDYGESEEHYIITHDSVRPFVTSRILEDNIEAVQKFQVCDTVIPATDTIVVSEDGESIAEIPVRDRMYQGQTPQSFQIRLLKELYESLGENEKAILTDACKMAVVRNHKVSLVKGEPSNLKITTVSDYKIAQAMVGGKIID, encoded by the coding sequence ATGATATTTGGCGGTATTTTGGCAGGAGGGACAGGCACCCGGATGAATATGGCGGACATGCCCAAACAGTTCCTGGAATTGGGAAGCAAACCAATGGTGATCCATACATTGGAAAAATTTTTGCTTTGTCCCAGGATGGATCAGGTCTACATTGGGGTCCATCCCAATTGGGTGCTTCATATGGAAGATCTGGTAGAGAAATATATTGGTATACGGAAAGAGAATGTGCATATTGTAGAAGGCGGACATGACAGAAATGAAACGATCATGAATATTGTCGCCGCTATTGAAAAAGACTATGGAGAAAGTGAAGAGCATTATATCATCACGCATGATTCGGTCAGGCCTTTTGTAACCTCCAGAATCCTGGAAGACAATATAGAAGCCGTTCAAAAATTTCAGGTGTGCGATACGGTGATCCCGGCTACGGATACTATTGTGGTTTCAGAGGATGGAGAGAGTATTGCTGAAATTCCAGTAAGAGACCGGATGTATCAGGGCCAGACGCCTCAGAGTTTTCAGATCCGTCTTTTGAAGGAGTTGTACGAATCCCTGGGAGAGAATGAAAAGGCAATCTTGACAGATGCATGTAAGATGGCCGTTGTGCGGAATCACAAGGTGAGCTTGGTAAAGGGGGAACCGTCAAATCTGAAGATAACCACAGTAAGCGACTACAAGATCGCTCAAGCTATGGTCGGAGGAAAGATCATTGATTAA
- a CDS encoding ribitol-5-phosphate dehydrogenase, which yields MINYVYQLAAPRTFSVKYEEFPFKEEVIIKPRYMSICHADQRYYTGQRQREVMERKLPMALIHECCGEVLSDATGVYRPGQKVVMIPNVPGEENSEIMENYARGAQFLSSGRDGFMREYIGLPADRVVSCEGIAERVAAVMEFVSVAAHSIRRFKGMAHSQRNRIGIWGDGSLAFVVANLLKREFPQSKLVVIGKNPSKLSYFSFADEAYLRENLPKTLSVDHAFECCGGDGSYYAIDDIIRLINPQGTVMLMGVSENKIAINTRDVLEKGLIVVGSSRSGRKDFETAAGYMREARFQRRLELIIYQDRKVASIEDIHRVFQTDLSTPFKTVFEWGL from the coding sequence TTGATTAACTATGTTTACCAATTGGCTGCGCCAAGAACCTTTTCTGTAAAATATGAGGAATTCCCGTTTAAGGAAGAAGTGATTATAAAGCCAAGATACATGTCGATCTGTCATGCGGACCAAAGATATTACACCGGCCAGCGCCAAAGAGAAGTTATGGAACGGAAACTTCCCATGGCATTGATCCATGAATGCTGCGGAGAGGTTTTGTCAGATGCGACCGGGGTATATAGACCGGGACAGAAAGTGGTAATGATTCCAAATGTTCCTGGCGAGGAAAACAGCGAAATCATGGAAAACTATGCCAGGGGGGCGCAGTTTTTGTCCAGTGGAAGAGATGGTTTTATGCGGGAGTATATTGGCCTGCCGGCGGACAGAGTGGTTTCCTGTGAAGGGATTGCGGAACGAGTAGCCGCGGTGATGGAATTTGTCAGTGTGGCGGCCCACAGCATCCGTCGATTTAAGGGGATGGCTCACAGCCAAAGAAACCGGATTGGAATCTGGGGAGACGGGAGTCTTGCGTTTGTTGTGGCGAATCTTCTAAAACGAGAATTCCCTCAGAGCAAACTGGTAGTGATTGGGAAAAATCCTTCAAAACTTTCCTATTTTTCTTTCGCGGATGAAGCCTACCTTAGAGAAAATCTTCCGAAGACACTATCGGTGGATCATGCTTTTGAGTGCTGCGGCGGTGACGGAAGTTATTATGCGATCGATGATATCATCCGTTTGATCAATCCCCAAGGGACAGTTATGCTGATGGGAGTTAGTGAGAATAAGATTGCCATAAATACAAGAGATGTGTTGGAAAAAGGATTGATCGTGGTGGGAAGCAGCCGGTCGGGAAGGAAAGATTTTGAAACGGCGGCGGGCTATATGCGGGAAGCAAGGTTTCAGAGACGGCTGGAGTTGATCATCTATCAAGATAGAAAGGTGGCTTCCATCGAAGATATCCATAGAGTATTCCAAACGGATTTAAGTACACCGTTCAAGACCGTCTTTGAATGGGGATTATAA
- a CDS encoding glycosyltransferase yields the protein MPLISVIVPVYNVEKYLEKCLDSILSQTFRDFEVILIDDGSGDGSGEICRRYAQEDKRVRYVRQENGGAGQARNYGVNLAQGKYIAFVDSDDYIDARMLEVLYENITRSGADVASCGVYNVFQQKQTPQYDRIETFLAPAEEAFGLLLLGEKIPGSPCNKLYCSWIFQKVRFPVGIFYEDVVFHTELMQEIKNVCVDTTPLYYYVHRQNSITTQKFDSRAMMFIHTYEETLKVVRDKYPSILPQAEFKLTWAYFSILDRMLQEEDYRKIREFPKVRTFLKRNTFRILRSPYFHKARKIGAAALLLNVRLYRWMIRMNERKNKSIFS from the coding sequence ATGCCTTTGATAAGTGTGATCGTCCCGGTTTATAATGTAGAGAAATATTTGGAGAAATGCCTGGATTCTATTTTGAGCCAGACATTCCGGGATTTTGAGGTTATTCTGATCGATGATGGATCGGGAGACGGAAGCGGAGAAATCTGCAGGCGATATGCACAAGAGGATAAACGAGTGCGCTATGTACGGCAGGAAAATGGTGGGGCTGGACAGGCTAGAAACTATGGAGTTAATCTTGCTCAAGGGAAATACATAGCATTTGTCGACAGCGATGACTATATTGACGCCCGCATGCTGGAAGTGCTTTATGAAAATATAACGCGAAGCGGAGCTGACGTGGCATCCTGCGGGGTATATAATGTTTTCCAGCAGAAACAAACCCCTCAGTATGATAGAATAGAGACTTTTCTCGCGCCGGCGGAAGAGGCATTTGGTCTGCTCCTTCTGGGAGAAAAGATTCCTGGAAGTCCATGTAACAAATTGTATTGTTCTTGGATTTTTCAAAAAGTTCGATTTCCAGTAGGGATTTTCTATGAAGATGTAGTCTTTCATACAGAGCTTATGCAGGAAATAAAAAATGTCTGCGTAGACACAACGCCGTTATATTATTATGTGCATCGCCAGAACAGCATTACGACTCAAAAATTTGATTCCAGAGCAATGATGTTTATTCATACGTATGAAGAAACATTGAAAGTGGTTCGGGATAAATATCCTTCGATTCTCCCGCAAGCGGAGTTTAAGCTGACATGGGCGTATTTTTCGATTTTGGACCGAATGCTGCAGGAAGAAGATTATAGAAAGATCCGAGAGTTTCCAAAGGTAAGAACCTTTTTAAAACGAAACACATTTCGGATCCTCCGGAGTCCTTATTTCCACAAGGCAAGAAAAATCGGAGCGGCGGCATTATTATTGAATGTAAGGCTGTACCGCTGGATGATCCGGATGAATGAGCGGAAGAATAAGAGTATATTTTCGTAG